One window of the Papaver somniferum cultivar HN1 unplaced genomic scaffold, ASM357369v1 unplaced-scaffold_115, whole genome shotgun sequence genome contains the following:
- the LOC113329057 gene encoding pentatricopeptide repeat-containing protein At1g62590-like, giving the protein MVKDSLVTYSCLIDGHCLHGQWEEARRYFDEMLDRGISPDTITFNILIDSCCKDGKTKDACGLFKLMDKLNIKRNQITYNSVMDGLCLAGRLQDAVKLFESMVDRGLEPDDISCTILIDGYCKNRKLDEALKLFKKMKQNGFQHTAFVYTTLLRGLYRDGRVRTAQNLFSEMQSFGLSPDSVTYRTVLDGYCKNGKVKEAVELFESIKGTGILADVNMYSILIHGMFRAGKLEDARKLFSEIPNKGLVPNIVTYTTMITGLFYSNMILEAKNLIIEMEEKGCLPNARTYDTITKGFLRAKETDNALQFLGRMRKRKFVPSDSVVSLLTNTLLADELKNL; this is encoded by the coding sequence ATGGTCAAGGATTCACTAGTCACGTATAGTTGTTTGATTGATGGTCACTGCTTACATGGTCAATGGGAAGAAGCAAGACGATATTTTGATGAAATGCTGGATCGAGGAATTTCACCGGATACAATAACCTTTAATATATTAATAGATTCATGTTGTAAAGATGGGAAGACCAAAGATGCTTGTGGCTTATTTAAATTGATGGACAAGTTAAACATAAAGCGTAATCAGATTACTTACAACTCAGTGATGGATGGTCTGTGCTTAGCAGGTCGTTTGCAAGATGCGGTGAAACTGTTTGAGTCGATGGTAGATAGGGGCCTTGAACCGGATGATATCAGTTGCACTATATTAATTGATGGGTATTGCAAGAACCGTAAGTTGGATGAAGCTCTAAAGCTGTTcaagaaaatgaaacaaaatggaTTCCAACATACAGCTTTTGTTTACACTACACTGTTAAGGGGACTATACCGTGATGGAAGAGTCAGAACAGCACAAAATTTGTTTAGTGAGATGCAATCTTTTGGTCTATCTCCAGACAGTGTCACATACCGTACAGTGTTGGATGGGTACTGCAAGAATGGAAAAGTTAAGGAGGCAGTAGAATTGTTTGAATCCATAAAGGGTACTGGTATCTTAGCTGATGTTAATATGTACAGTATTCTTATTCATGGCATGTTCCGAGCTGGCAAGTTGGAAGATGCGAGAAAACTATTTAGTGAAATCCCCAATAAAGGATTAGTGCCCAACATAGTAACGTATACCACAATGATAACTGGCCTCTTTTACAGCAATATGATATTGGAGGCTAAAAATCTAATCATTGAAATGGAAGAGAAGGGTTGTTTGCCAAATGCTAGAACATATGATACCATCACTAAGGGTTTTCTTAGAGCAAAGGAGACTGACAACGCATTGCAATTCCTTGGCAGGATGCGCAAAAGAAAATTTGTCCCGAGTGATTCTgtcgtttccttgttaacaaacaCTCTCTTGGCAGATGAGCTAAAGAATTTGTAA
- the LOC113329056 gene encoding CASP-like protein 4B4, which translates to MASKKGFNTTIKGFSYVLAACVISAVYTLLQNLRHFNYLSTGNLLLEACASNLVDFLGDQIVAYLLLSSASAATPSIELIRGLEKSFKSFGATTKGSSVSSASTAMAFLAFFPLALSAMISGYKLSTKTYV; encoded by the exons ATGGCTAGTAAGAAGGGTTTCAACACCACAATCAAAGGATTCAG TTATGTATTGGCCGCTTGCGTCATTTCTGCGGTATACACATTGCTTCAGAATCTTCGTCACTTCAACTACCTCTCCACTGGAAATCTTCTGCTTGAGGCATGCGCTTCGAATCTTGTAGATTTCCTTGGAGATCAG ATTGTTGCGTATCTGTTATTATCGTCTGCATCAGCGGCAACTCCGAGTATAGAGTTGATAAGGGGACTCGAAAAGTCATTCAAGTCATTCGGAGCTACTACGAAAGGATCAAGTGTGAGTTCAGCTTCAACGGCCATGGCTTTCTTGGCTTTCTTTCCTTTGGCGTTGTCAGCTATGATATCTGGTTATAAGCTCTCTACCAAAACTTACGTTTGA